Proteins encoded in a region of the Streptomyces sp. NBC_01471 genome:
- a CDS encoding ABC transporter permease yields the protein MSSTADLHPTGPAGAEPAASDPTGPAGADQAAPAPAEADPATTGLTAVPGPQPPTAAGRPRRPARSRHPYRSALSTVRGRAGLVLVGAVVLAGLLAPLIAGHGPTDQSGQSLAGLGTPGHPLGTDDLGRDLLSRVLYGIRADLGIIALAVPAGAVLGCLFALVAAAHPVADTVVQRVFDLVLAFPGLILALAITAILGPGRLPVILVIALAEVPAFGRLLRGSILVQREQEYVTAARVGGSSGRRVLVRHILPNAADPLIVQVAVSLSVAVFIEGAMSFLGVGVRPPAPTLGAVLSQSMPYLAQAPDFAAGPLITVTALVLGLSLIAEALNREIRR from the coding sequence ATGAGCTCAACCGCAGATCTCCACCCCACCGGCCCCGCCGGGGCGGAACCCGCCGCTTCCGATCCCACCGGCCCCGCCGGGGCAGATCAAGCCGCCCCCGCCCCCGCGGAGGCGGATCCCGCCACCACCGGCCTCACCGCGGTTCCCGGCCCGCAGCCTCCCACCGCGGCCGGCCGCCCGCGCCGCCCGGCCCGCAGCCGCCACCCCTACCGCAGCGCGCTGTCCACCGTCCGCGGCCGCGCCGGTCTCGTCCTCGTCGGCGCGGTGGTGCTCGCCGGGCTGCTCGCCCCGCTCATCGCAGGACACGGGCCCACCGACCAGAGCGGCCAGAGCCTCGCCGGCCTCGGCACCCCGGGTCACCCACTGGGCACCGACGACCTCGGCCGCGACCTGCTCAGCCGGGTCCTGTACGGCATCCGCGCCGACCTCGGCATCATCGCGCTCGCGGTCCCCGCAGGTGCCGTGCTCGGCTGCCTGTTCGCCCTCGTCGCCGCGGCGCACCCGGTCGCCGACACCGTCGTCCAGCGCGTCTTCGACCTCGTCCTCGCGTTCCCCGGCCTGATCCTGGCGCTCGCGATCACCGCGATCCTGGGCCCCGGGAGGCTCCCCGTGATCCTCGTCATCGCGCTCGCCGAGGTCCCGGCCTTCGGGCGGCTGCTGCGCGGCAGCATCCTCGTCCAGCGGGAGCAGGAGTACGTCACGGCCGCCCGGGTCGGCGGCAGTTCGGGCCGCCGGGTGCTGGTCCGGCACATCCTGCCCAACGCCGCCGACCCGCTCATCGTCCAGGTCGCCGTGTCGCTGAGCGTCGCCGTCTTCATCGAGGGGGCGATGAGCTTCCTCGGGGTGGGCGTGCGGCCGCCCGCACCCACGCTCGGAGCCGTACTGAGCCAGTCCATGCCCTATCTCGCCCAGGCCCCCGACTTCGCGGCCGGGCCCCTGATCACCGTGACCGCGCTCGTCCTCGGGCTCTCGCTGATCGCCGAGGCGCTCAACCGGGAGATACGCCGATGA
- a CDS encoding ABC transporter permease, which yields MRSYLLRRLPSALLVLVAASFLIFTILRLVPGDPATTLAGPDADAATVAAIREHLGLDAPLLSQYAHWIGSLLTGDLGPSYAVGGRTADLIGNGLGATAELTLAALLFVIVLGTAFGMLGATSRSRWIRSAVRVTTTAALAVPPFVSGVLLVWLFAVSLGVLPPGGRVAFLSAPDLAVQYLVLPALCLALPSAAVLGRYLKDGIERALAEDFIRTATAAGVAPRRLLWRHALPNALPPVVTLLGMQTGQLLGGAVLVEAIFAWPGLGQLAEQGLTLRDYPVVQDLLLLLVAVFVVVQLLTDLVYAWVDPRIRWE from the coding sequence ATGCGCAGCTACCTGCTCCGGCGGCTTCCGTCCGCTCTCCTCGTCCTGGTCGCCGCCTCGTTCCTGATCTTCACCATCCTGCGGCTCGTCCCCGGCGACCCCGCCACCACCCTCGCCGGGCCGGACGCGGACGCGGCGACCGTCGCCGCGATCCGGGAACACCTCGGCCTCGACGCGCCACTGCTCTCCCAGTACGCCCACTGGATCGGCTCCCTGCTCACGGGAGACCTCGGTCCCTCGTACGCGGTCGGCGGACGGACCGCCGACCTGATCGGCAACGGGCTCGGCGCCACCGCCGAACTCACTCTGGCCGCCCTGCTGTTCGTGATCGTGCTCGGTACGGCCTTCGGCATGCTCGGGGCCACATCGCGCAGCCGGTGGATCCGCAGCGCGGTGCGGGTGACGACGACCGCCGCCCTCGCGGTGCCGCCGTTCGTCAGCGGGGTGCTGCTCGTGTGGCTCTTCGCCGTGAGCCTCGGCGTGCTGCCCCCGGGCGGGCGGGTGGCCTTCCTCTCCGCCCCCGACCTCGCCGTGCAGTACCTGGTCCTGCCCGCGCTCTGCCTGGCACTGCCCAGCGCCGCCGTCCTCGGCCGCTACCTCAAGGACGGCATCGAGCGCGCGCTCGCCGAGGACTTCATCCGCACCGCCACCGCGGCCGGTGTCGCACCGCGCCGCCTGCTGTGGCGCCACGCCCTGCCGAACGCCCTGCCGCCCGTGGTCACCCTGCTCGGCATGCAGACCGGCCAACTGCTCGGCGGAGCCGTGCTCGTCGAGGCGATCTTCGCCTGGCCGGGCCTCGGCCAGCTCGCCGAACAGGGCCTCACCCTCCGCGACTACCCGGTCGTCCAGGACCTCCTGCTGCTCCTGGTCGCCGTCTTCGTCGTCGTCCAGCTGCTCACCGACCTCGTGTACGCCTGGGTCGACCCCCGGATCAGGTGGGAGTAA
- a CDS encoding dipeptide ABC transporter ATP-binding protein produces the protein MTSQELLQVRDLGVEFTSPYGPALRAVRRVSFDLRRGETLAVVGESGSGKSTTALALTRMLPGTGRITTGSVRLAGQDLATATQQELRAVRGARIGMIFQDPMTALNPVLTAGRHLDEVLRAHGNHDRAARRARTVELLDRVGIPDPHRRADDHPHQFSGGQRQRILIAMALAGEPDILLADEPTTALDATVQDQILTLLDDLNRETGTALVLITHNMGVVARACARVLVMYGGTVVEDGPTAEVLARPRHPYTAGLLAAVPRLSAPSGTRLTGIPGSPPDLTLLGDGCAFADRCAFAEDRCRTQTPALTPLGNGVRAACPPAARRAEPLSAPAAPARIDRPAPGATVLAAEGLRKTYKGRRAGGRRFTALDGVSLTLAAGETLGIVGESGSGKSTLARVLAHAHPADGGTLRLRGADVTRPSRRELHAVRRQVQMVFQDPYASLNPRMTVGRIVAEPLLAFGIGDREERERRVAELLRRAGLDPAVADRYPRSFSGGQRQRIGIARALAPEPSVLICDEPVSALDVSVQAQIVGLLTDLQRDLGLALVFIAHDLGVVRQVSHRIAVMHRGRIVESGSADEICERPRDPYTRALLAAAPEPVPAAPHPQRKEVPA, from the coding sequence ATGACATCGCAGGAACTGCTTCAGGTGCGTGACCTCGGCGTCGAGTTCACCTCACCGTACGGCCCGGCCCTGCGTGCCGTACGACGGGTCTCCTTCGACCTGCGCCGCGGCGAGACGCTCGCCGTCGTCGGTGAGTCCGGCTCGGGCAAGTCCACCACCGCACTCGCCCTGACCCGGATGCTGCCGGGCACCGGCCGCATCACCACCGGCTCGGTCCGCCTCGCCGGGCAGGACCTGGCCACCGCGACCCAGCAGGAGCTGCGCGCGGTGCGCGGCGCCCGGATCGGCATGATCTTCCAGGACCCGATGACGGCCCTGAACCCCGTCCTGACAGCGGGCCGCCACCTCGACGAGGTGCTCCGCGCCCACGGGAACCACGACCGGGCCGCCCGCCGGGCGCGTACCGTCGAACTCCTCGACCGGGTCGGCATCCCCGACCCGCACCGCCGCGCGGACGACCACCCGCACCAGTTCTCCGGCGGCCAGCGCCAGCGCATCCTGATCGCGATGGCCCTGGCGGGCGAGCCCGACATCCTGCTCGCCGACGAACCGACGACCGCGCTCGACGCCACCGTCCAGGACCAGATCCTGACCCTGCTGGACGACCTCAACCGGGAGACCGGCACCGCCCTGGTCCTCATCACGCACAACATGGGCGTCGTCGCCCGCGCCTGCGCACGCGTCCTCGTCATGTACGGCGGCACCGTCGTCGAGGACGGGCCCACCGCCGAAGTGCTCGCCCGCCCCCGCCACCCGTACACCGCCGGACTCCTCGCCGCGGTACCGCGTCTGTCCGCCCCCTCCGGCACCCGGCTCACCGGCATCCCCGGCAGCCCGCCCGACCTCACCCTGCTCGGCGACGGCTGCGCGTTCGCCGACCGCTGCGCCTTCGCCGAGGACCGCTGCCGTACGCAGACACCGGCGCTCACCCCGCTCGGGAACGGCGTACGGGCCGCCTGCCCGCCCGCCGCCCGCCGCGCCGAACCGCTGAGCGCACCCGCCGCGCCCGCCCGTATCGACCGCCCCGCACCGGGCGCGACCGTCCTGGCGGCCGAAGGGCTGCGCAAGACGTACAAGGGGCGCCGGGCCGGGGGACGCCGCTTCACCGCGCTCGACGGAGTGTCCCTGACGCTCGCCGCCGGGGAGACCCTCGGCATCGTCGGCGAGTCAGGCTCCGGGAAGTCCACCCTGGCCCGGGTCCTCGCCCACGCCCACCCCGCTGACGGCGGCACGCTGCGGCTGCGCGGTGCGGACGTCACCCGGCCCTCGCGCCGCGAGCTGCACGCGGTGCGCCGCCAGGTCCAGATGGTCTTCCAGGACCCGTACGCCTCGCTCAACCCCCGCATGACGGTGGGCCGGATCGTCGCCGAGCCGCTGCTCGCCTTCGGTATCGGTGACCGGGAAGAACGGGAGCGGCGGGTGGCCGAACTGCTGCGCAGGGCGGGCCTCGACCCGGCCGTGGCCGACCGCTACCCCCGCTCGTTCTCCGGCGGACAGCGCCAGCGCATCGGCATCGCCCGGGCGCTCGCCCCCGAACCGTCCGTCCTCATCTGCGACGAACCCGTCTCCGCGCTCGACGTCTCCGTCCAGGCCCAGATCGTCGGCCTCCTCACCGACCTCCAGCGCGACCTGGGCCTGGCCCTGGTCTTCATCGCGCACGACCTCGGGGTGGTGCGGCAGGTCAGCCACCGCATCGCGGTGATGCACCGGGGCCGGATCGTGGAGAGCGGCAGCGCCGACGAGATCTGCGAGCGCCCACGCGACCCGTACACCCGCGCCCTGCTCGCGGCAGCGCCCGAACCCGTACCCGCGGCGCCGCACCCGCAGCGCAAGGAGGTCCCCGCGTGA
- a CDS encoding formylglycine-generating enzyme family protein, giving the protein MAELPGGVFRMGDAFGEGYRADREGPVREVTVAPFAIATTAVSNAEWAYFADATGYRTDAERHGSSYVFHLLVHPAAERHILGRVPGAPWWLGVAGATWAEPEGPGSGLRDRADHPVVHISHHDARAYCEWAGARLPTEAEWEYAARGGKDGARYPWGDAFAPGGREMCNTWHGRFPHRSDRPGGRTGTVPVTAYEPNGHGLHNTSGNVWEWCADAFGPGERVIRGGSYLCHASYCNRYRVAARSHNTPDSSTGHGGFRCARDLTPPTAPEGRAPGGTPGGADN; this is encoded by the coding sequence ATGGCCGAACTGCCCGGTGGTGTCTTCCGGATGGGCGACGCCTTCGGCGAGGGTTACCGCGCCGACCGGGAGGGGCCGGTGCGCGAGGTGACCGTGGCGCCCTTCGCCATCGCCACCACCGCCGTCAGCAACGCCGAGTGGGCGTACTTCGCCGACGCCACCGGCTACCGCACCGACGCCGAACGCCACGGCAGTTCCTACGTGTTCCACCTGCTGGTCCACCCGGCCGCCGAACGCCACATCCTCGGCCGGGTGCCCGGGGCCCCCTGGTGGCTGGGGGTCGCGGGGGCGACCTGGGCGGAACCGGAAGGGCCGGGCTCAGGACTGAGGGACCGGGCCGACCACCCCGTCGTGCACATCTCGCACCACGACGCCCGCGCCTACTGCGAGTGGGCCGGGGCCCGGCTGCCCACCGAGGCCGAATGGGAGTACGCGGCCCGCGGCGGCAAGGACGGCGCCCGCTACCCGTGGGGTGACGCCTTCGCCCCCGGCGGACGCGAGATGTGCAACACCTGGCACGGCCGCTTCCCGCACCGCTCCGACCGCCCCGGCGGCCGCACGGGCACGGTGCCCGTCACCGCCTACGAGCCCAACGGCCACGGCCTCCACAACACGTCCGGCAACGTCTGGGAGTGGTGCGCCGACGCCTTCGGGCCCGGCGAACGCGTCATCCGGGGCGGCTCCTACCTGTGCCACGCCTCGTACTGCAACCGCTACCGGGTCGCCGCCCGCTCCCACAACACCCCCGACTCCTCGACCGGCCACGGCGGCTTCCGCTGCGCCCGGGACCTGACGCCGCCCACGGCTCCGGAAGGACGTGCGCCCGGGGGCACCCCGGGCGGCGCGGACAACTGA
- a CDS encoding arylsulfatase, translated as MSTRARARRDPYDGFPGRIGRTFAASEPAWPPRTTPPEKAPNIVIVLVDDMGYSDIGPFGSEIATPTLASLAETGVQLTNYHTMPLCSPARAALLTGLNPHRVGYAMVANSDPGFPGYGMEIADDIPTLAELLHDAGYATYAVGKWHLVRDSASNAADDRNNWPLRKGFDQYYGVLEGLTSLFHPHQLVRDNSPLDIDEFPDDYYYTDDITDQAISMVKSLRAHDPDKPFLLYLAHNAVHGPLQAKEEDIARHRGRYDEGWDVLRERRFAAQLADGLFPPGTELPERNSEAGLDVPAWADLTEEQQRLYARYMEVYAALVDNIDQNLGRLTETLEALGELDNTIIVFTSDNGGTGEGGAEGTRSYFSRFVHHPALPEDWTPDVDRDPELIGGPRSLVHYPRGWGMASNTPFRLYKGHTYAGGVRVPFVLSWPRGAREGQLAPGLRTQHQYVTDIAPTLLRLAGIERPVERRGVTVQEEDGVSFTPVLADKEHRSTHPEQYCEMTGNRSYYRDGHKLVTLHRPGTPYDDTEWALYDIWTDPTEIHDLAADRPALVKELSAAWETAAQRNGVFPLPDGSGALARRNPAERRLSRPLTLLPGTPELERYRSSRLITLRSFEITVAVDEGGDGVLVSHGDQGGGYSLYVEDGRLRFAYNEYGVLQETDAGPTPPGEQVIVLSARAERGLRWAFTVSVDGEPRAAPPSVHQLIGMAPFQGISVGLDRKSPVSWPLYERHGAFRHQGRLRSVTYHPGEPGPDSPEAVAAALKKAAAAFE; from the coding sequence ATGAGTACCCGCGCCCGCGCCCGACGCGACCCGTACGACGGCTTCCCCGGCCGGATCGGCCGTACCTTCGCCGCATCGGAGCCGGCCTGGCCCCCGCGCACCACCCCGCCGGAGAAGGCCCCGAACATCGTGATCGTCCTCGTCGACGACATGGGCTACAGCGACATCGGCCCGTTCGGCTCCGAGATCGCCACCCCCACCCTGGCGTCCCTGGCCGAGACGGGCGTACAGCTCACCAACTACCACACGATGCCGCTGTGTTCACCGGCCCGCGCCGCGCTGCTCACCGGCCTCAACCCGCACCGGGTCGGCTACGCCATGGTCGCCAACTCCGACCCCGGCTTCCCCGGCTACGGCATGGAGATCGCCGACGACATCCCCACCCTCGCCGAACTGCTCCACGACGCCGGCTACGCCACGTACGCCGTCGGCAAATGGCACCTGGTCCGCGACTCGGCGTCCAACGCGGCCGACGACCGCAACAACTGGCCGCTGCGCAAGGGATTCGACCAGTACTACGGCGTACTGGAGGGCCTCACCAGTCTCTTCCACCCGCACCAACTGGTGCGCGACAACAGCCCGCTGGACATCGACGAGTTCCCCGACGACTACTACTACACCGACGACATCACCGACCAGGCGATCTCCATGGTGAAGTCACTGCGCGCCCACGACCCCGACAAACCCTTTCTCCTCTACCTGGCGCACAACGCCGTCCACGGCCCCCTCCAGGCCAAGGAGGAGGACATCGCCCGCCACCGGGGACGCTACGACGAGGGCTGGGACGTGCTGCGCGAGCGGCGCTTCGCCGCCCAGCTCGCCGACGGCCTCTTCCCGCCCGGCACCGAACTGCCCGAGCGCAACAGCGAGGCCGGACTCGACGTCCCCGCCTGGGCCGACCTCACCGAGGAGCAACAGAGGCTGTACGCACGCTACATGGAGGTGTACGCCGCGCTCGTCGACAACATCGACCAGAACCTCGGCCGGCTCACCGAGACCCTCGAAGCCCTCGGGGAACTCGACAACACCATCATCGTCTTCACCTCCGACAACGGCGGCACCGGCGAGGGCGGCGCCGAGGGCACCCGCTCCTACTTCAGCCGCTTCGTCCACCACCCCGCACTGCCCGAGGACTGGACCCCGGACGTCGACCGCGACCCCGAACTGATCGGCGGCCCGCGCAGCCTGGTGCACTACCCGCGCGGCTGGGGCATGGCGTCCAACACCCCCTTCCGTCTCTACAAGGGACACACCTACGCGGGCGGGGTGCGCGTGCCGTTCGTGCTGTCGTGGCCGAGGGGCGCCCGCGAGGGACAGCTCGCCCCCGGGCTGCGCACCCAGCACCAGTACGTCACCGACATCGCCCCGACCCTGCTGCGGCTGGCCGGCATCGAGCGGCCGGTCGAGCGCCGCGGCGTCACGGTCCAGGAGGAGGACGGGGTCAGCTTCACGCCCGTACTCGCCGACAAGGAGCACCGGTCCACGCACCCCGAGCAGTACTGCGAGATGACCGGCAACCGCAGTTACTACCGCGACGGCCACAAACTCGTCACCCTCCACCGCCCCGGCACGCCCTATGACGACACCGAGTGGGCGCTGTACGACATCTGGACCGACCCGACCGAGATCCACGACCTGGCCGCCGACCGGCCCGCCCTCGTCAAGGAACTGTCGGCGGCCTGGGAGACGGCGGCCCAGCGCAACGGCGTCTTCCCGCTGCCCGACGGCAGCGGCGCACTGGCCCGCCGCAACCCGGCCGAACGCCGGCTGTCCCGCCCGCTGACCCTGCTGCCGGGCACCCCGGAACTGGAGCGCTACCGCTCCTCCCGCCTGATCACGCTGCGGTCCTTCGAGATCACCGTGGCGGTCGACGAGGGGGGCGACGGGGTACTGGTCTCCCACGGCGACCAGGGCGGCGGCTACAGCCTGTACGTGGAGGACGGCCGGCTCCGCTTCGCGTACAACGAGTACGGGGTGCTCCAGGAGACGGACGCCGGGCCGACGCCGCCGGGCGAGCAGGTGATCGTGCTGTCCGCGAGGGCGGAACGGGGCCTGCGCTGGGCGTTCACGGTAAGCGTCGACGGCGAACCACGGGCCGCCCCGCCCAGCGTCCACCAACTCATCGGGATGGCCCCGTTCCAGGGCATCAGCGTGGGGCTCGACCGCAAGTCCCCGGTCTCCTGGCCGCTGTACGAACGCCACGGCGCCTTCCGCCACCAGGGCCGCCTCCGCTCGGTGACCTACCACCCGGGAGAACCGGGCCCGGACTCCCCGGAAGCGGTGGCAGCGGCGCTGAAGAAGGCGGCGGCTGCGTTCGAGTAA